Below is a window of Fusobacteriaceae bacterium DNA.
ATTGCCGTATTTATGGGAGGCGTCTCGTCGGAACGGGAAGTGTCCCTCTGGACGGGGCAGGCGATTCTGGAGAGCCTGCAAAGACAGGGCTATGACGCCTACGGCGTCGATGTGACGGCGGAAAACCGGCTGAGCGCCTATACCGACAACGTCTATGACCTCGCCTATCTGGCCTTTCACGGGGAAGAAGGGGAAGGGGGGAGGGTCCAGAGCGTCCTGGACATGCTCGGCAAGCCCTATACAGGTTCGGGCGTGATTCCCAGCGCCGTGGCCATGGACAAGGCCCTGACCAAGCGGATTGCCCGCGACTGCGGGATTCGCGTCGCCAAGTCCTGGGAGCGCCTCGAGGATGTGGACAGCTGGCCCGTGGTCGTTAAACCCGCCCGGGAAGGCTCTTCCGTCGGGGTCTACATCTGCGCCGACAAAGGCGAGGCCGAAAAGGCCGTGGCGCTGTCGGGCGGGAAAAAGCTTGTGATTGAGGAATTCATCAAGGGGGAGGAGCTGACCGTAGGCGTTTTGAACGGGGAAGCTCTGGGTGTGCTGCGGATATTCCCCAAGGCCGCCGAGACCTACGACTATCAATCCAAATACGCCGTGGGCGGTTCCGTCCACGAATTTCCCGCCAAAATCAAAAAACAGGCCTACGACGAAGCCATGGCGGCGTCGGAGCTGATCCATCGGGAATTGGGCCTTTCGGGCATTTCCCGCAGCGATTTTCTCCTGAAAGGAGACGAGCTTTATTTCCTTGAAGTCAACACCTGCCCCGGCATGACCAAGACGAGTCTCGTGCCCGATCTGGGGACGCTGAAGGGCTATTCCTACGACGATCTGGTCCGGATTACCGTGGAGACCTTCGGGCCCAGATAGATTTTATGACATGGGGGATGTGACGCCATGTTCCGGTTTTTCTTCCGAATATCGCTTCTGACCGCCGTGAGTTTCCTGTTCTGGTATATTCCCGGCCGCTTTCTCAACGCGCCGCTGTTTCGGGTGAAGACCCCGAAAATCGTCTTCAGGGACAGGGGCGGCGGAGAGGGCGATGTAAAAATATCGGAAAACGAATTGACAGAAATAGGGGAAATAACTTATAATAGTAGTATATGGGAGATCGACTGCAAGTCCATAGAAGAACTGTTGAAGAAGGACGTCAGGATCAAAGACGCCCGGGTGTATCCGAGCGCCCCCGATGAGCTCACTTTCGAGATCACGGAACGGGAGCCCTTTTCCTATATCCAGCAGGACAGCAGGATCTATCTCCTCGATGAAGAGGGAGTCCTCTTCGGGTTTTTGAATGAAAAGGAAAAGCGGGATCTGCCGCTCTTTGTGATTCGGGACAACGATCCCGAAAAAGCCAGGAAGACAAAGACCTTCATTGAGATCATCAAAAATATGGATGAAACGCTCCTGAAAGACATTTCGCAGATCCAGGAGAGCGACAAATATTGCGTCAACCTGATCCTTTCGGACGGGACCATTGTCCGGACCAACCACGAAGTGGAACGGGGGAAATACAAGATTGCCGGAAATTTATATTACGAGTTGAAGAGCGACGGCAAGCGAATAGAGTATATCGATTTGCGCTTTGAAAACTTTGTGGTGAAGGAAAGCGACGGCGAAAAAAAAGGCGGAACAGTAGGACAGTAGTGTTCTGGAGGAAATAATGACAAGGGAAAACGGGCCTGACAGGCCGGGGTTTCATACGGTAAAGACCGTCATTGACATCGGAAACGACAAAATCAAGGGAATCATCGGAGAAATGACCTACGCGGGGGCCGACAGCCTGCCCGGGGTTTCCATTCTCAAGTACGTGGAAATTCCCGGCAGCGGCATGGAAAAATCGGAGATCACCGACGAGTTGAGCCTGAGCGCCGTTATTGCCCGGACCCTTGAAAATCTCAAAATCAACGACGGGCCCGTCGAAAAAGTCACGCTGGGGCTGGGCGGGACGGCTTTCCGGACCGCGAGAAAAAACGGCCTCACGATCGCCTTTGACGAAAGAGAGATCACGGAAAAGGAAATCGAAGACTTCTACGAGGCCGCAGAACGCGAACTCCTGAAGCCCGGGGACAGGGTCGTCCACCGGGAAATGTACAACATCAAAGTCAGCGACGACAACAAGACCATTCCGTCGCCCCTTGGCAGGAAATCCAGCCAATTGCGGGCCGACGTCTATTTCGTCTATATGGAGGAGGCCCTCTGCCGCCGCTACGAGCGGCTGATGAAGAAAATTCCCGACGGGCCGGAAATCGAAGACGTCATGGCCAACGGCTATGCGGCCGCCATGGCCACCCTACGCAACGAGGACAAGACAAACGGCGTCGTCCTCGTCGACATCGGCGAGGGCTCCACGGACATCGTGATGTTCAAATACAACCGTCTGTTGTTCTTTGACAGCTTCAAGCTGGGAACCATGCACTTTGTCATGGATCTCTGCAGCTTGCCGGAATACATCAATTACATTGAGCAGGAAAAGCGCTGTACCCAGAGCGTCATCAACAAAAAATACGCCCGGGAATTCTACGACATGTACCTGCGGGGCGAAATCGGCGACAACAAGATGTACGCCAGAGACGGCGTCGCCTGCCGGGGGGAATATGTCCGGAATATCATTGAGTTGCGCTGTGAGCAGCTGGCCCGGGAGATCAAAGACAGAGTGCCCGAGCTCAAGGGAGGCTTCCGGGGAATCGTGCTGACCGGCGGCGGCGCGCGAGTGCCGGGCGTCGCGGAGAAGATCCGGACGATCACGAAATATCCGGTCAAGGCCTCACTACCCGTACGGATCAACGGCCTGACGGAAGTCAACGAGCGTATGAGCGCCGTTATCGGGCTTTTCGGCGAGGCCATCGAAAAAGCCTTCGAAACAATCCGGCGGACGGAAGCGCCCAAGGTTGCGGAAACGCCGGAAACAACGGGAGACGTCAAGCCCGAAGCCGCTTCCGCGGCGTCGGCTGATTATCCGGAAAAAGCGCCGGAACCGGCGGCGGATGCACAGGCGGTCCGGGAGACGACGGAAACGCCGACAAAAGAAGTCTTTCTCCCGCCTGATCCGATCCCGCCCGTGACGGAACCTCCGGCGGGTTCCGGGGAAACGGCTGCCGATCCGGCCAAAGTCTCCGACGAAGAGGACGAAAAATTCCGAACATTGCTCAGCGGCGAAGCTGTAGCGGAGAAAAAAACGGAAAAAGATACCGGAGGAGACGGAAAGGAAAAGATCGGGCAAAAATTAAAAGACTGGTGGAAAAGATTTGCCGAAAATTATAAAGCATAAATCGGTTCAAAGGACTCACGCGAATGAAAACCAAGCGCTAAAGGGGGAAAGGCATGTTACAGGAAAGCAAACCGGTAAAAATCATGGTAATCGGCGTCGGCGGAGGCGGCGGTAACGCCATCAACGATATGACAGAGTCGGGCGTCACGGGCGTCGAATTTGTCGCCGCCAATACGGATGTCCAGGATTTGAACAAATCCCTTGCCAATACGCGGCTGCAATTGGGTGAGAAGCTCACCAAGGGAAAGGGGGCCGGCGCTGATCCTGATATCGGGCGGCAGGCCGCCGAAGAGGACAAGGAAAAGATCGCGAAGCTCCTTGAGGGAGTCGATATGGTCTTTATTACGGCCGGCATGGGCGGCGGGACCGGCACGGGCGCTTCGCCCATTATCGCGGAGATTTCCCGGGAAATGGGGATCCTGACCGTGGCCGTCGTGACGAAACCGTTCAATTTCGAAGGAAAAAAGCGGGCCAACAACGCGGAAATGGGGATCGGCAATCTTGAAAAAGTCGTGGATTCCATCGTGATCATTCCCAATGACAAGCTCTTTGAGCTGCCCGAAAAGAAAATTACGCTGAAAAACGCCTTCCATGAGGCCAATAAAGTCCTGAAGATCGGTATTCAAGGGATTTCTGACCTTATGCTGAAGCAGGGACTCATCAACCTCGACTTTGCCGACGTCAAGAGCATCCTGAAAAATTCGGGCATCACCATGTTCGGTTTCGGCGAAAGCGATTCCAAGGAAAACCGGGCCGTTGAAGCGGCCACCAAGGCGCTGGAATCCCCGCTTCTGGAAAAGCAGATTTTGGGCGCCGAAAAGATTTTGATCAACATCACGGCCGACGAGTCCCTGGGGCTCGATGAGGCCCAGCTGATCACGAATATCATCAAAGACGCCACGGGACGCGATGTTGAAGACGGCCAGTGGGGCGTCATTTACGACGACGGTATGGGCGGAAGACTGCAGGTGATCCTCGTGGCCACCAACTTTACCGAAGAGGCCGCCATAAACGCGCAAAAAGAAAAAGAGAAGAAAACGGCCGGCGACGGCAAGGGCGGAAGCGGGCCGGTCTCCGGGAAAGGCGGCGCCGCCAATGACTTAGATAAAAGACCCTGGCCGGATAACTGGGGTTGGGGAAAAAATTAGGGATTACGAAAAAATGCCCTCCGGCGAGCCGGAGGGTTTTTATTTTGGCGGTTTTCAGAGATTCAGGAATTTTTCCCGCAGGTAGGCGACGTAGTAGTCGGGATTGAGCGTCTCGCCGCAGACTTTTTTCACGATGTCCCGGCTGTCCTTGAAATGGCCGTAGCGATGGATTTTCTCCCGGAGCCAGCCCTTGATCGTCTGGAGATCTCCCTTTTCGAGGAGCTTTTCCACGGGCAGGTCCTTTTTCATGGCGGCGTAAATCTGGGCCGCGTAGGCCGAGCCGATGGCGTAGCTGGGGAAATAGCCGATTAGTCCGTCGGCCCAGTGGACGTCCTGCAAGACGCCCGCGCCGTCGTCTTTGGGGGCGACGCCGAGGTATTCGCGCATTTTCTCCCGCCATACGTCGGCGAGGTCCTTGACCTTGATCGTGTCGTTGAAAACGCCCTTTTCGATCTCGTAGCGGACCATGATGTGGAGCGGATAAGTCAGCTCGTCGGCTTCGATGCGGATCAGGGATGGCTCGACTTTATTGATCAGAAAATGAAAATCGGCGAGGCTCATTTGCGAAAATACCGGGGCGAGGGCTTTGTTTTTCTCGAGCCCTTTCCAGAAATGCCGGTCGCGGCCGATGATGTTTTCGTAAAAGCGCGACTGGGACTCGTGGAGGCCGTTGCTGGCCCCGTGGCCGAGGATGGTCCCGTTGTATTTGTCGTCGATCTGCTGTTCATAGATCGCGTGGCCCGTTTCGTGCATGGTACTGAGCAGGGCAAATGTGGCGGGATCCTTCATGTAGCGGGTCGTAAAGCGGACGTCGTATTTGTCAAAATGCGTCGTGAAGGGGTGCTCGCTTTCGGCCATGGCGCCCCGCGTGAAGTCAAAGCCCAGCCAGCCGCTCACGAAGCGGCAGAGTTCCTTCTGGACTTCCTTGGTCAGCGGCGGATCCTTGACCTTCCTCCCCTTCTGTTTTTTGAGGACTTCCTTCAAGAGCGGCACGACCTCTTTTTTCAGCGCGCCGAAGAAAATGTCCAGTTGCTTTGTGTCCATGCCCTTTTCATATTGCTCGAGGTTGATGTCGTAGAGGGTCTTTTCCTTTTTGAAGGCCGCGTCCTTGGTCTCGTACTCATAGCGGGCGAATTTCTTGCTGTAGTCGAAGATCTTTTGCAGCGTCTTGGCAAACATGCCGAAATCCCCCTTGGCCTTGGCTTTCTGCCACAGGGGCTGGGCTTCGGTCAGGAGCTCTTTGTAAGCCTTGTATTCGGCGGGGGGAATGAGGCTTATGCGCGTCATGTCCTCGGTCAGGACTTCCGTTTCCCGCCGCAGGACGGGACTCAGGTCAGCCTTGTTTTTATTGAAAAAGGCGAGGATTTTTTTCAGTTTGTCGGAAGTCAGGATGTCGTAGCTCTTCATGGCGTAATAGCCCATGAGCTTTGAAAGCAGAGCCACGCCGCCTTCAGGGGCGATGGTTTCCAGCTCCCATTGCAGCATGGTGGTCGTCGCCTCGATCAGGTTGTATTCCGTCATCAGGTCCTTGTATTGCTTTGTGTATTCCGTCAGGGTCAGTTCTTTTTTTGCCATGGGTCACCTCTTGTGTGGGATTTTTTGCTTTGCGAATTTGGCTAGTTGTTTTTCTTCTTCCATTCGAGGGGGTAAACGGGGTTCCGCTCCCGCCAGAAGCCCTTGCGGGCGTTTTTGGCCTCGGTCTCGGTCTTCCGGTACACATCTTCCTTCGTGGGCTTGTAACCCCGATAAAACCAGGCGTTTCCCTCGCGGATCATCTCGAGGTTGATGTCGTCGCCCTTGAAATAGACCCGTCCGAGGATCCGGTTGTACTGGTCAATGTCGATTTTTTCAATATCCACGGTCTCGCCCTCGATCCGCTGCGCCAGATAGCGCTGGGACTGCCTGCCGTAGGATTGGTTGAGTTCCGGGGCCTCGATGGCGTACATGCGGATCCGTTGCCGCTTGCCGCCCACGTCCACCGTGAAGGTGTCGCCGTCATGGACGTTGATGACCCGGGCGCGGATGTCGTATTTTTGGGGTTGACCGCAGGCGGCGGTTACGAGAAACAAGGCGCAGAGGAGAGCGCCGAAGAATTTTTTCATCTTTCCTCCCGAATAGGTTTTTTTGGTTCCATGCCTAATCATAGCATATCCGCGGGGATTTTGCAAATTTTATAGGGAAATTTCCGGCTGAGTTCCCACTTCCGGATGCTCTTTCTCCCACTTGGCGCGTTGGGCGAGAATCAAGGCAAGGATTTCGTCGTAGCTTTCCTTGGACATCATTGTCCCGAAAGAATAATCGGTGTTCTTTGTGGAAAGCCACATTCCACGCACTTTTTCCGGTTTTTTAAGTATTGTATTGTTGCTTATGTTTAATAGAACGATCGGGGAAAATTTCCTGAAATATTTTGGGCAAATATGATGAAACAAGCTGGAAAATTCTATATTTGCTGTGCTGTTGTATTTCAAGAGCAGACTGCTGTCATTGGCAAAGACGACTTCTTTGAAGGGTGTGACAAACGGGCGAAAATAGTTGCGAATCGTTATAAAATTATCAGCAATCACCATTTCTTCAAATGAATTGTAAGAGTATTGCTTAAAAAAGCTATCTAATATTGCAATCATGCTGTAGAACAAAGTAAAATATACAAAAATTAAGAAATTCTCATTAGATGTAAGCTTACAAAGAACGAAAAAAAACTGCCGAAATAACTATAAAAATTATAGGTTTTCAATGCCGTTATAGCTGTAGTGCTTGAGGATGATTTTTTCTTTTTCAGTCACGAAGCGAAAATTTCTCTCCATCAACGTCCTTCTCTTCCCTGTTATATTGCAATAAAACTCCGCCGATGTCAAGTTTTAATTCATCCGCCTCGACTTTGGCGCCGCTGAACGTGGCGTTTCCGCTGGTATTTACAATAAATCCTCACCTGCTTTTGTCCGGTGATATCTTCCGGGTGAATTTGATGTTTACTTGTGACTCAAAAAAGTTCAATTAATGAAGAAGTATTCGGGTATAAAATCAGTCAACATATTGGGTAGCTCCAACTCGGTTCCGTTCTTCCAGAATTTGATCTTGTATTTGTTGTCGTCAACTTGAAATCCTGCGATATAAATATTGCCGCCGATTACTTTTATTGCAGCCGCTTCTCCCGAGGACAATACATGCTCAATTCCATTGATCCAGAGAAGGGCCGTCGGGTTTTTGGGGTGGTCGTCCCGATAACCCGAGCCTGCAATGTATACGGTATTATCTTCTACCGCCAATGCTGTGGCTTTCGCGCTTTTGAATTTTGAAGTCAAAACTGATTTTTTCCCGTTTTTCCAAAAAACCGGCGTATAAATATAGCGCCCGCGTAAAGTATGTCGTGAATTTGTGCCTGCAAGGTAGGAATCATCACCAAGAAAAAGCATTCCACTGCTTTTTATCCAAGCTGATCCGGGCTCTTCAAGCGGAAACTCATCCCCATTTTTCAGGAGAACGGTATATTCAGCATTTTTATATGTAGCAGGAGAGAATTTTGGCATATTCGGATCAAGCCAAGCAGTAATAAAGACATCATCTTCGGAAACATGTATTCCTTGCGCATGAAACATTTTTCCATGGCCGGTATCCGTCACCACAGTCTTTTTTCCATTTCTGTAATAATACAGTTTATGCAGCGCGCTCTTTAAAACGTAAACTCCGGATTCATTTGCAAAAATATCCACGAGCTGACCGGTATCTGGCGTATCTTCCGTTATTTTTTCCGGAATCCCATTAATCCAGACTGTTTCAATTCCGTCCTTCAATCCGATCAAATAGACATTTTTTTTATAAACGGTTATACCTCTGATCCATACGTTTTTTGCATCTTCTGAAATAGATTCTACATGTCCGCTTTTCCATAGATAACTATAATCATGGTCTCGGCCATAGATGTATTTTCTTCCAACGACAAAGAGGTCCGGTTCTTTGCTACTGGAAAATGTATGGGTAAAAGCGCAACACACAAATAGAATGTGCAAGCAAAAGGCTTTGACTACTCTCATTTTTGTCTCCGGGAAGAAAAACTCAGATAGCTTTTCCTAGTAACTCCTAGTTTGACAATATATAACAACTACAAAAACTAAGAATTCAGTGATAAGAATTTTCCAATCGAATATTTTGTATTCTTCGTTTAGCAATTTCTTTTCTTCACTGTTCATCAGAATCCTCTGATCGTTTCTTTTCATTACCCACATATTCGAATGTCTGCCTTCGCGCTTCGTGAGTTTTATCCGGTCCGTCGGGCGAGAATCAAGTCGCCCCCTTCCCTTTATTATTGCAACAAATTCCCAAAATGTCAAGTTTTTCTTCATTCGCGGAATTGACAAAAATCACCGGATATGGTAATATTAGGGTATACTTGACCGGCTTGCAGAATTATTGGCAGGCTGTTTTTAGAAGAAGTCCGGGCGGACTTGACGATCAGGAAACCGGGGTGAAAAAAATGACAAGCAAAGAAAAACATCTGGTCATGATCCATGGACTCATGGGATCAAGCCATTACTACAATCCTGCTCATCGTATAGGAGGATTTACCGTCCACACGCCTGACTTACTGGGCTATGGATCTCGCGCCTTTGCGTGCGACGCTACCCGCTTTTCATTGCAAATGCAGGCCGATGATATCGTGAATTATATCGCGGAAAATATCACGGACTGTGAATCGCCCGTTTTTCTCATTGGCCACAGCATGGGAGGCGCCATAGGATTTCTTGCGGCGCAAAGGATTCCGGAGCGCATAAGCGGCTTTATCAACGCCGAAGGCAATTTTACCCTGAAAGACGCTTATTGGAGCGGACAAATCGCGAAGCAGGATTTTTCGAGCTACAAGGCGGAATATGAAAAAATGCAGAACGACCCGGCGGCCTGGCTCGAATCCATGGGGTCTCCATTCGGAAACCTGGAATGGGCGAACGAAATCCTGCACAACCAGCCGGCTGAAACCGTCTACGGCATGTCGAAAGCCCTTGTGACCGAAACCGGAACAGCTCAATATGAAAATACCGTTCGCGAGGTCGTGGAATTTCCGGTTCCCCTGTATTTGATTTCCGGAGAAAAATCAATCTGCGGCTGGGATGTGCCTGAATTCGTTCTGAAAAAGGCCGTTTCCAACATCGTGATCCCAGGCGCCGGGCATAACATGATGTTTGACGCTCCCGGTGAATTCTGCCGGATTGTGCAGAGGATTGTTTTGCAGCGGGAAAATTTTTAATTAAAATCAATCATACAAGGAAGTATGCAATGAAAGGGACAAATATCGCAAAATTACCCGGAATGATGTTCTTCATTCTGTCGATAAGCGGAATGACCGCATCCGCCCCCAATCCAACCGTGTACATTACGCCCACTGGCAGCGTCTACCACCTGTACCGGGAATGTCCGAGGATCGCGGGCAGCAAAAACGTCAAGTCCGTATCTTTGAAGAGCGTCAAGGACAATCGCGGCAAATGTCGCGTGTGCGTTGAAAACGAGGAAATTCTGGAAATCGCGGAAGAGGAAGGGATTTCTTTCGAAGAAGCCCAAGAAAGATACGACAACGGCGGTTACGACGAAATCAAAGAAATCATGGATGAAGAAGGCGTCGATTACGAAGAAGCCAGGCAAATGTATGAAGATGAAGAATATGATTGGTGAAAAGGAGAACCCCCATGACTTATGAATGTTACGAAGACGGTATCTTATATAAGATCTTCGAAGATGACGAACAAGCCGGTAAATGGCTTGCCGCTCGTAAAATAGCCAATTCTTCCGGTATTTTCCAAATAATGGAGGTCG
It encodes the following:
- a CDS encoding thermonuclease family protein; translated protein: MKKFFGALLCALFLVTAACGQPQKYDIRARVINVHDGDTFTVDVGGKRQRIRMYAIEAPELNQSYGRQSQRYLAQRIEGETVDIEKIDIDQYNRILGRVYFKGDDINLEMIREGNAWFYRGYKPTKEDVYRKTETEAKNARKGFWRERNPVYPLEWKKKNN
- a CDS encoding DUF2015 domain-containing protein, producing MMFFILSISGMTASAPNPTVYITPTGSVYHLYRECPRIAGSKNVKSVSLKSVKDNRGKCRVCVENEEILEIAEEEGISFEEAQERYDNGGYDEIKEIMDEEGVDYEEARQMYEDEEYDW
- the ftsZ gene encoding cell division protein FtsZ; translated protein: MLQESKPVKIMVIGVGGGGGNAINDMTESGVTGVEFVAANTDVQDLNKSLANTRLQLGEKLTKGKGAGADPDIGRQAAEEDKEKIAKLLEGVDMVFITAGMGGGTGTGASPIIAEISREMGILTVAVVTKPFNFEGKKRANNAEMGIGNLEKVVDSIVIIPNDKLFELPEKKITLKNAFHEANKVLKIGIQGISDLMLKQGLINLDFADVKSILKNSGITMFGFGESDSKENRAVEAATKALESPLLEKQILGAEKILINITADESLGLDEAQLITNIIKDATGRDVEDGQWGVIYDDGMGGRLQVILVATNFTEEAAINAQKEKEKKTAGDGKGGSGPVSGKGGAANDLDKRPWPDNWGWGKN
- a CDS encoding rod shape-determining protein — protein: MTRENGPDRPGFHTVKTVIDIGNDKIKGIIGEMTYAGADSLPGVSILKYVEIPGSGMEKSEITDELSLSAVIARTLENLKINDGPVEKVTLGLGGTAFRTARKNGLTIAFDEREITEKEIEDFYEAAERELLKPGDRVVHREMYNIKVSDDNKTIPSPLGRKSSQLRADVYFVYMEEALCRRYERLMKKIPDGPEIEDVMANGYAAAMATLRNEDKTNGVVLVDIGEGSTDIVMFKYNRLLFFDSFKLGTMHFVMDLCSLPEYINYIEQEKRCTQSVINKKYAREFYDMYLRGEIGDNKMYARDGVACRGEYVRNIIELRCEQLAREIKDRVPELKGGFRGIVLTGGGARVPGVAEKIRTITKYPVKASLPVRINGLTEVNERMSAVIGLFGEAIEKAFETIRRTEAPKVAETPETTGDVKPEAASAASADYPEKAPEPAADAQAVRETTETPTKEVFLPPDPIPPVTEPPAGSGETAADPAKVSDEEDEKFRTLLSGEAVAEKKTEKDTGGDGKEKIGQKLKDWWKRFAENYKA
- a CDS encoding cell division protein FtsQ/DivIB, coding for MFRFFFRISLLTAVSFLFWYIPGRFLNAPLFRVKTPKIVFRDRGGGEGDVKISENELTEIGEITYNSSIWEIDCKSIEELLKKDVRIKDARVYPSAPDELTFEITEREPFSYIQQDSRIYLLDEEGVLFGFLNEKEKRDLPLFVIRDNDPEKARKTKTFIEIIKNMDETLLKDISQIQESDKYCVNLILSDGTIVRTNHEVERGKYKIAGNLYYELKSDGKRIEYIDLRFENFVVKESDGEKKGGTVGQ
- a CDS encoding carboxypeptidase M32, which codes for MAKKELTLTEYTKQYKDLMTEYNLIEATTTMLQWELETIAPEGGVALLSKLMGYYAMKSYDILTSDKLKKILAFFNKNKADLSPVLRRETEVLTEDMTRISLIPPAEYKAYKELLTEAQPLWQKAKAKGDFGMFAKTLQKIFDYSKKFARYEYETKDAAFKKEKTLYDINLEQYEKGMDTKQLDIFFGALKKEVVPLLKEVLKKQKGRKVKDPPLTKEVQKELCRFVSGWLGFDFTRGAMAESEHPFTTHFDKYDVRFTTRYMKDPATFALLSTMHETGHAIYEQQIDDKYNGTILGHGASNGLHESQSRFYENIIGRDRHFWKGLEKNKALAPVFSQMSLADFHFLINKVEPSLIRIEADELTYPLHIMVRYEIEKGVFNDTIKVKDLADVWREKMREYLGVAPKDDGAGVLQDVHWADGLIGYFPSYAIGSAYAAQIYAAMKKDLPVEKLLEKGDLQTIKGWLREKIHRYGHFKDSRDIVKKVCGETLNPDYYVAYLREKFLNL
- a CDS encoding alpha/beta hydrolase, with protein sequence MTSKEKHLVMIHGLMGSSHYYNPAHRIGGFTVHTPDLLGYGSRAFACDATRFSLQMQADDIVNYIAENITDCESPVFLIGHSMGGAIGFLAAQRIPERISGFINAEGNFTLKDAYWSGQIAKQDFSSYKAEYEKMQNDPAAWLESMGSPFGNLEWANEILHNQPAETVYGMSKALVTETGTAQYENTVREVVEFPVPLYLISGEKSICGWDVPEFVLKKAVSNIVIPGAGHNMMFDAPGEFCRIVQRIVLQRENF
- a CDS encoding D-alanine--D-alanine ligase encodes the protein MKIAVFMGGVSSEREVSLWTGQAILESLQRQGYDAYGVDVTAENRLSAYTDNVYDLAYLAFHGEEGEGGRVQSVLDMLGKPYTGSGVIPSAVAMDKALTKRIARDCGIRVAKSWERLEDVDSWPVVVKPAREGSSVGVYICADKGEAEKAVALSGGKKLVIEEFIKGEELTVGVLNGEALGVLRIFPKAAETYDYQSKYAVGGSVHEFPAKIKKQAYDEAMAASELIHRELGLSGISRSDFLLKGDELYFLEVNTCPGMTKTSLVPDLGTLKGYSYDDLVRITVETFGPR